The genomic stretch GGGTATCTCGCAGCAGGTTTTACTCGAGCGGTGGTATCGTCTGGAAACTGAGCTAGATGTTTGGTACAACGGTCTCCCTGATACCTTCCGGCCCTGCGCGCGGCTGGAGCACCCTTTGCAGAAAGACGGCGACGGTGATGGTGACGGATGTGCTTTGTCAGAGATCTGGTACAGCATTCCCGTCTGCTCGTCCGCGATGCAGCATTACCACATGGCCCGTATCTTACTTCTGATCAACAAACCTCATGAGTCAACTAGTAGACGGAGTACGATCACCAACCGACTCAATTCGTATCGTTCCATCGAGAGCGAGATCCGATTCCATAGTCGTGAAATTGTAGGTATCTCGATGGCTCACCCGGAAGGCTCGGTCCGGATCAACTCTCTCCAGCCATTGTTCGTTAGCGGTCAATGTCTCACCGAGCCTCGGGAACGTGAGATGGTTTTGCAACTGCTGCGCGGCATCGAGTTTGATCTTGGCTGGGCCACTGGTTATCGCGTAAAGCAATTGTTGCGAGAGTGGGGCTGGGATGAGCAAGCCAAGGTCGGGGCTCCTTGATCTCGGCATGACTGCCGTTATTTCAATCCTCAGCTCTGCCAAGCCCCAAGTACACCTTACTTGGGTATTGTTGCCGCGAGCTCTTCGCTGTCCCTGTGTTGACCACAACTGATGGTCGTGAATGCCACGAGAGATGCGGCTTTATGTCGGTGATTGACCGACAAACACCTCGCCCGGCCGTGCGTCTGGATGATATCCTTTAGGACAGACCCGAACGCCCATGGCCGCGTCCACCCTCGGGGGTGATGCCAAGGTATCATTCACTTCTGTGATTGCCTTGGATGCTTGTTTCGATGATTTGATGATACCACTGTATATGTACCTTTTGCAATAATTTGCCCTGTTAGTGTGGATCTTGCGTGTGCATGAGACCACGAGTGAATAATGATATCCTTTTATGTTTTGAGTTTTATATTTTGGCAGTTATTTCTCCTGCGTTGGAGCATTGTCCTTTTTACCCAGTGGTTAAGAGTTGGATTAACGAGTCACAACCTGTATAGATTAGTTGAAGCATATGGCAGAATAGATGCAGGAAGTCGGAAGTTGGCacgggaaagaaaaaaaaattcttCACAAATTTTTGaaatttccttcttttgAACTTTTTTTTGTGGGATTGTCCtccagaaaatgagaacGATGCCTGGACATGATCTTCACACGGCTTGGGGGAACAGGGAAGGTTTTGTTGGCAAAGGACTCGGCTGAGTTGCCTGAGGGTGAAGCAACTCCCGGGGCCATCCGCACGTGTCACGTACCCGTTTAAGTTTCCACACCAATAACTTGGCATTTAGCCCTATCCAAACGGGGACCGAATAGACTTTTTCTCGGCTTTTGCTGAGATCTTGGGTGGATGCTTGTCGGATGTGGGCTCGGCTTAAGAAGGAAGgttctctctttttttcgcCTCGCTCGCCGGGGACTTGAAGCGTCGAAGGGGTTCTGCATTAGTTCGGCCTATCAACTATCTCGACTGCAACTGCAGAAGAACATCTATCGTCACCATGGAAGGTCTTCCGATCAGCCAGGCCCCGCAACCTTGCCCTGACGAAAAAATCTGGTTCTCTGAACCCCATACCGTCATCAGCCCGCAATGATCTTCAGGATCGTGAGGATCTTCCTTTTTGTGCCTTCCGTTTCGGGCGGCACGGCGGGTTTCCCCATCCGATCGTCCCGGGCTTCACCGTTTCCCAGATGTTGACAAATGGGAGTCAACCGTCAGGAAAGTTTCCCGATTCCATAGGATATTTCTCTGAGACAGCGGCTGTCTATCCTCCGATGCAACTCGTGTGTTGCTCTGTACGTCCAGTGTCCGGAAAGATCAATGCCGATCGCCGGGATAGCCTCGCTCTTCGCCGTCCGAGATGGACATGAGGGATCCACGGCCAAATTGGGGGCGGGCTTTGCTATTCTATCAGATGTCGGATCAAAACGGATGAAAGCGCAGTGTTACTGTGTAGTTTccccatttttcttttctcgctgGGGCTATCGGTCTGGCACTCTGGGGTTCCTTGTTTGTCTGCAGTAGTACCCACAGGTGGGCCGTGAGGTCATTGCAACCGAGGATGTTCCAGGATAATCTGCCTGTGGAGGGTGACGTAGGTTCACGGTTTGTTGACTGACTTCGCCAGACAAGAGCCATCCGAACCGTTTTTCACATGGTGCCGAGTGATGATTTCGCATCGCTTGCCTTGAGTCCTGGTCGACGCGACGTAAATCGCGCCCCAGGCCGAATGGCACAGTTACCGCCCACCAGAACCATCCGACTAGAACCCCACTGTCCACTGTCTGATGGGGCTTCAGATATATGAGTTGTCACAACCGATCCTCGGCTTCCTTACCCCAAC from Aspergillus oryzae RIB40 DNA, chromosome 1 encodes the following:
- a CDS encoding uncharacterized protein (predicted protein), producing the protein MGFIIPSNSNAAGYPEGDDVMKEDLIGNGLIWILSKIINFISSGDNLQLGSGPVNTGPLGISQQVLLERWYRLETELDVWYNGLPDTFRPCARLEHPLQKDGDGDGDGCALSEIWYSIPVCSSAMQHYHMARILLLINKPHESTSRRSTITNRLNSYRSIESEIRFHSREIVGISMAHPEGSVRINSLQPLFVSGQCLTEPREREMVLQLLRGIEFDLGWATGYRVKQLLREWGWDEQAKVGAP